From Actinosynnema mirum DSM 43827, a single genomic window includes:
- a CDS encoding MFS transporter, which translates to MSLWSHRDFRRLWVGDTISQFGSSIGYTVVPLLAAGALAATPFEMGVLSAATTAAFLVIGLPAGVWVDRLRRRPVMLTADLVRAALLLSVPVAWWAGVLTLAQLVVVSLLVGAATVMFDVAYQSYLPALVGRDQLVEGNTKLQTSQSVAHVSGPSLAGFAAQAFGAANGVLATGVGYLVSAWALLRIRTAEPEPDRAARTGLAKEIGEGLRFVFGDRSLRAIALCTATANFFGSAGLALQVLFLTRHLDLSEGAAGLLLSVAGAGGLLGAVTAGWWTARFGQIRTIWLILLVTNPLGLLIPLAAPDWRLGLFVVGELAVAYGGLVYNIAQLSYRQARCPDRLLGRMNASIRFVVWGVIPLGGLLGGALGGWIGIVPTLWIGFGGQALAGLWVFFSPLRGQRDLAEAQTAEPERSPS; encoded by the coding sequence ATGTCCCTCTGGTCCCACCGCGACTTCCGCCGCCTCTGGGTCGGCGACACCATCAGCCAGTTCGGCTCCTCGATCGGGTACACCGTCGTCCCGCTGCTCGCCGCGGGCGCCCTCGCCGCCACCCCGTTCGAGATGGGCGTGCTCTCCGCCGCAACCACCGCCGCGTTCCTGGTCATCGGCCTGCCCGCGGGCGTCTGGGTGGACCGGCTGCGGCGCAGACCCGTGATGCTCACCGCCGACCTGGTCAGGGCCGCGCTGCTGCTGTCCGTCCCGGTCGCCTGGTGGGCCGGGGTCCTCACGCTCGCGCAGCTGGTCGTGGTGTCGCTGCTGGTCGGCGCGGCCACCGTCATGTTCGACGTCGCCTACCAGTCCTACCTGCCCGCCCTGGTCGGCCGGGACCAGCTGGTCGAGGGCAACACCAAGCTCCAGACCAGCCAGTCCGTCGCCCACGTGTCCGGCCCGTCGCTCGCGGGCTTCGCCGCCCAGGCGTTCGGCGCGGCCAACGGCGTGCTCGCCACCGGCGTCGGCTACCTGGTCTCGGCGTGGGCGCTGCTGCGCATCCGCACCGCCGAGCCCGAGCCCGACCGGGCCGCGCGGACCGGGCTGGCGAAAGAGATCGGCGAGGGCCTGCGGTTCGTCTTCGGGGACCGGTCGCTGCGCGCGATCGCGCTGTGCACGGCCACCGCGAACTTCTTCGGCAGCGCGGGCCTCGCGCTCCAGGTGCTGTTCCTGACCCGCCACCTCGACCTGTCCGAGGGCGCCGCGGGACTGCTGCTCAGCGTCGCGGGCGCGGGCGGCCTGCTCGGCGCGGTCACGGCGGGCTGGTGGACCGCGCGGTTCGGCCAGATCCGCACGATCTGGCTAATCCTGCTGGTCACCAACCCGCTCGGGCTGCTCATCCCGCTCGCCGCGCCGGACTGGCGGCTCGGGCTGTTCGTCGTCGGCGAGCTGGCCGTCGCGTACGGCGGGCTGGTCTACAACATCGCCCAGCTCAGCTACCGGCAGGCGCGCTGCCCCGACCGGCTGCTCGGCCGGATGAACGCCTCGATCCGGTTCGTGGTCTGGGGCGTCATCCCGCTGGGCGGGCTGCTCGGCGGCGCGCTCGGCGGCTGGATCGGGATCGTGCCGACGCTGTGGATCGGGTTCGGCGGGCAGGCGCTGGCCGGGCTGTGGGTCTTCTTCTCCCCGCTGCGCGGCCAGCGCGACCTCGCCGAGGCGCAGACCGCCGAACCCGAGAGGTCCCCGTCCTGA
- a CDS encoding DUF349 domain-containing protein produces the protein MTEHETTTPETTGGTGADAVVEQVRVEGAPAAQAAATPPVPVASDHPERWGRVDAEGTVYVKTADGERAVGSWQAGEPAEGLAHFARRFDDMRTEVELLVTRLASGNGDPKHAQTSAKHVRDGLAEAAVVGDLAALAARVEFVLTKADEAMEAAKVAKDEARAAAAARKQALVEEAEVLANESTQWKSAGDRLRAILDEWKTVRGVDRKTDEVLWRRFSKARDAFNRRRGSHFADLDRQRGVAKARKQELVEEAEKLIASDDWGPTAGRYKELMVEWKAAGRAPKEADDALWQRFRAAQDAFFSKRSEAFDERDAEFSTNAKLKEELLSEAEQIDPSGDLESARQQLYRVQERWDAIGKVPRERIRELEGKLRTIEERVRGAVDAQWRRSDPEAEARVAQFRERVEQFEAQAAKAKAAGDKRRAEQAEAQAKQWREWLAAAEQAVASR, from the coding sequence ATGACGGAGCACGAGACGACGACCCCGGAGACCACCGGCGGGACCGGTGCGGACGCGGTGGTCGAGCAGGTGCGGGTGGAAGGCGCGCCCGCGGCGCAGGCCGCGGCCACCCCGCCGGTCCCGGTGGCGTCGGACCACCCGGAGCGCTGGGGGCGCGTGGACGCGGAGGGCACCGTCTACGTCAAGACCGCGGACGGCGAGCGCGCCGTCGGTTCCTGGCAGGCGGGCGAGCCCGCCGAGGGGCTGGCGCACTTCGCCCGGCGGTTCGACGACATGCGCACCGAGGTCGAGCTGCTGGTGACGCGGCTGGCGTCGGGCAACGGCGACCCCAAGCACGCGCAGACCAGCGCCAAGCACGTGCGGGACGGCCTCGCCGAGGCCGCCGTGGTCGGCGACCTGGCCGCGCTCGCCGCGCGGGTCGAGTTCGTCCTGACCAAGGCCGACGAGGCCATGGAGGCGGCCAAGGTCGCCAAGGACGAGGCCAGGGCCGCCGCCGCCGCGCGCAAGCAGGCGCTGGTCGAAGAGGCCGAGGTGCTCGCGAACGAGTCCACCCAGTGGAAGTCCGCTGGTGACCGGCTGCGCGCCATCCTCGACGAGTGGAAGACCGTCCGGGGCGTCGACCGGAAGACCGACGAGGTGCTGTGGCGGCGGTTCTCGAAGGCGCGCGACGCCTTCAACCGGCGCCGGGGCTCGCACTTCGCGGACCTCGACCGCCAGCGCGGCGTGGCCAAGGCGCGCAAGCAGGAGCTCGTCGAGGAGGCGGAGAAGCTCATCGCCTCCGACGACTGGGGCCCCACCGCCGGTCGCTACAAGGAGCTCATGGTCGAGTGGAAGGCCGCCGGGCGCGCGCCCAAGGAGGCCGACGACGCCCTGTGGCAGCGCTTCCGCGCCGCGCAGGACGCGTTCTTCTCCAAGCGCTCCGAGGCCTTCGACGAGCGCGACGCGGAGTTCTCCACCAACGCGAAGCTGAAGGAGGAGCTGCTCTCCGAGGCCGAGCAGATCGACCCCTCGGGCGACCTGGAGTCGGCGCGGCAGCAGCTGTACCGCGTCCAGGAGCGCTGGGACGCGATCGGCAAGGTGCCGCGCGAGCGCATCCGCGAGCTGGAGGGCAAGCTCCGCACGATCGAGGAGCGGGTCAGGGGCGCGGTCGACGCGCAGTGGCGCCGGTCCGACCCGGAGGCCGAGGCGCGCGTGGCCCAGTTCCGCGAGCGGGTCGAGCAGTTCGAGGCGCAGGCCGCCAAGGCCAAGGCCGCCGGTGACAAGCGCCGCGCGGAGCAGGCCGAGGCGCAGGCCAAGCAGTGGCGCGAGTGGCTCGCGGCGGCCGAGCAGGCCGTGGCCAGCCGCTAG
- a CDS encoding amino acid ABC transporter ATP-binding protein, with translation MIRMAGVDKFFGPLHVLKNVELEVPKGQVVVVLGPSGSGKSTLCRTINRLEPINSGTIEVDGQPLPAEGKDLARLRADVGMVFQSFNLFAHKSIVENVMLAPVKVRKTPAAEARKTAMELLERVGIATQADKFPAQLSGGQQQRAAIARALAMKPKVMLFDEPTSALDPEMVQEVLDVMTTLAKEGMTMLVVTHEMGFARKAADRVIFMADGEVVEDSAPEEFFSAPKSNRAKDFLGKILTH, from the coding sequence ATGATCCGGATGGCGGGCGTGGACAAGTTCTTCGGGCCCCTCCACGTCCTCAAGAACGTGGAACTCGAGGTCCCGAAGGGCCAGGTCGTCGTGGTGCTCGGCCCCTCGGGCTCGGGCAAGTCCACGCTGTGCCGCACGATCAACCGGCTGGAGCCGATCAACTCCGGGACCATCGAGGTGGACGGCCAGCCGCTGCCCGCCGAGGGCAAGGACCTGGCCCGGCTGCGCGCCGACGTCGGCATGGTGTTCCAGTCGTTCAACCTGTTCGCCCACAAGAGCATCGTCGAGAACGTGATGCTCGCGCCGGTGAAGGTCCGCAAGACCCCGGCCGCCGAGGCGCGCAAGACCGCGATGGAGCTGCTGGAGCGGGTCGGCATCGCCACGCAGGCCGACAAGTTCCCGGCCCAGCTGTCCGGCGGGCAGCAGCAGCGCGCGGCGATCGCCCGCGCGCTGGCCATGAAGCCCAAGGTCATGCTGTTCGACGAGCCGACCTCCGCGCTGGACCCCGAGATGGTCCAGGAGGTCCTCGACGTGATGACCACCCTGGCCAAGGAGGGCATGACCATGCTCGTGGTCACCCACGAGATGGGCTTCGCCCGCAAGGCCGCCGACCGCGTCATCTTCATGGCGGACGGCGAGGTCGTGGAGGACAGTGCCCCGGAAGAGTTCTTCTCGGCGCCGAAGTCCAACCGCGCGAAGGACTTCCTTGGGAAGATCCTGACCCACTGA
- a CDS encoding sensor histidine kinase, with translation MRSRLLGVVLALVVLVLVGMGVPLGRGVAATEQQEMFLDRLTDTARFASLVQRPVIDDQPEVVLPELKRYSELYGIDVVLLRRDGQVALSSADREPDLSSPAVQETVRGALAGRLPSNPDLVMPWQDHPLVVAEPVLVDGEVRGAVVTFSPTGKTRTGVALWWLAILAGALGALALAVLAALPLVRWMLRPVLALDDATSGLVGAIVSGRPVPPVGGSSGPPELRQLGRSFDQMAASVGDVLAAQRAFVADASHQLRNPLTALKLRLSNLEDAVTEEGRPHQAAALAEANRLNRILDEMLAMARAESSSVAPVEVDVDRAVAGRLTAWMPAATARDVHLVLGGEPGRMALAPPRGVETVLDALLDNALKFTAEGTLVHVVVRRADGRVRLSVVDEGPGLDEEERERATDRFWRSPSHQNVAGSGLGLSIVRRIVERVGGRVRLFRGDEGGLGVEVDFPASG, from the coding sequence GTGCGCTCCAGGCTGCTCGGCGTGGTGCTCGCCCTGGTGGTTCTGGTGCTGGTGGGGATGGGTGTGCCGCTCGGTCGCGGGGTCGCGGCGACCGAGCAGCAGGAGATGTTCCTGGACCGGCTGACCGACACCGCGCGGTTCGCCTCGCTGGTGCAGCGGCCGGTCATCGACGACCAGCCGGAGGTCGTGCTCCCCGAGCTCAAGCGTTATTCAGAGCTTTACGGGATCGACGTCGTGTTGCTTCGGCGTGACGGCCAGGTCGCGCTGTCCAGCGCCGATCGGGAGCCCGACCTGTCGTCACCGGCGGTGCAGGAGACGGTCCGGGGTGCCCTGGCCGGGCGACTGCCGAGCAACCCCGACCTGGTGATGCCGTGGCAGGACCACCCCCTGGTGGTGGCCGAGCCGGTGCTGGTCGACGGCGAGGTCCGTGGCGCCGTGGTGACCTTCTCCCCTACCGGCAAGACCAGGACGGGGGTCGCCCTGTGGTGGCTGGCGATACTGGCCGGGGCCCTCGGCGCGCTCGCGCTGGCGGTGCTCGCGGCGCTGCCCCTGGTGCGCTGGATGCTGCGGCCGGTGCTGGCGCTGGACGACGCGACGAGCGGGCTGGTCGGCGCGATCGTCTCGGGCAGGCCGGTGCCGCCGGTGGGCGGCTCGTCGGGGCCGCCGGAGCTGCGGCAGCTCGGGCGCTCGTTCGACCAGATGGCTGCCAGCGTCGGCGACGTGCTGGCCGCCCAGCGGGCGTTCGTCGCCGACGCCTCCCACCAGCTGCGCAACCCGCTGACCGCGCTGAAGCTGCGGCTGTCGAACCTGGAGGACGCGGTCACCGAGGAGGGCAGGCCGCACCAGGCGGCGGCGCTCGCCGAGGCGAACCGGCTCAACCGCATCCTGGACGAGATGCTGGCGATGGCCCGCGCCGAGTCGTCCTCGGTCGCCCCGGTCGAGGTGGACGTGGACCGGGCGGTGGCGGGCAGGCTGACCGCGTGGATGCCCGCCGCGACCGCCCGCGACGTGCACCTGGTGCTCGGCGGCGAACCCGGTCGGATGGCGCTGGCCCCGCCCAGGGGGGTGGAGACGGTGCTCGACGCGCTGCTCGACAACGCGCTGAAGTTCACCGCCGAGGGCACGCTCGTGCACGTGGTGGTGCGGCGGGCCGACGGCCGGGTGCGGCTCTCGGTGGTGGACGAGGGGCCCGGCCTGGACGAGGAGGAGAGGGAGCGGGCCACCGACCGGTTCTGGCGCTCGCCCTCGCACCAGAACGTGGCGGGCTCGGGGCTGGGGCTGTCGATCGTGCGGCGGATCGTGGAGCGGGTCGGCGGCCGGGTGCGGCTGTTCCGGGGCGACGAGGGCGGCCTCGGCGTCGAGGTGGACTTTCCCGCTTCCGGGTGA
- the dapF gene encoding diaminopimelate epimerase, whose translation MGVEFLKGHGTENDFVVLPDVDNELDLTEGRVRALCDRQRGLGADGVLRVVRLDLGPWFMDYRNADGSIAEMCGNGVRVFARYLVSAGLAPEGEFEIATRAGKRAVTAHPDGSVTVGMGPVRLTGESTAVLGGVEFAGVGVDVGNPHLACVTDVPVAGLDLRDAPSHDAALFPAGVNVEFVNVLADGGMNGAGELRMRVHERGVGETRSCGTGTVAAVASWLRGTGRATGAADVLVPGGRVRVTVDEGGSTLTGPAVLLARGELDRSWWDAL comes from the coding sequence GTGGGTGTGGAGTTCCTCAAGGGGCACGGCACGGAGAACGACTTCGTCGTGCTCCCGGACGTCGACAACGAGCTGGACCTGACCGAGGGGCGCGTGCGGGCGCTGTGCGACCGCCAGCGGGGCCTCGGCGCGGACGGCGTGCTGCGCGTGGTGCGGCTGGACCTGGGTCCGTGGTTCATGGACTACCGCAACGCGGACGGGTCGATCGCCGAGATGTGCGGCAACGGGGTGCGGGTGTTCGCCCGGTACCTGGTGTCGGCCGGGCTCGCGCCCGAGGGCGAGTTCGAGATCGCGACGCGCGCGGGCAAGCGCGCGGTGACCGCCCACCCGGACGGCTCGGTGACCGTGGGCATGGGCCCGGTGCGGCTGACCGGGGAGTCGACGGCGGTGCTGGGCGGCGTGGAGTTCGCCGGGGTCGGCGTGGACGTGGGCAACCCGCACCTGGCGTGCGTGACCGACGTGCCGGTGGCCGGGCTGGACCTGCGGGACGCCCCCTCCCACGACGCCGCGCTGTTCCCCGCCGGGGTGAACGTGGAGTTCGTGAACGTGCTGGCCGACGGCGGGATGAACGGCGCGGGCGAGCTGCGGATGCGGGTGCACGAGCGGGGCGTCGGCGAGACGCGCTCGTGCGGCACCGGGACCGTGGCGGCGGTGGCGTCCTGGCTGCGCGGCACGGGCCGCGCGACGGGGGCGGCGGACGTGCTGGTCCCCGGTGGCCGGGTGCGCGTGACGGTGGACGAGGGCGGCAGCACGCTGACCGGTCCGGCCGTGCTGCTGGCGCGCGGTGAGCTCGACCGGTCCTGGTGGGACGCCCTGTAG
- a CDS encoding TAXI family TRAP transporter solute-binding subunit, translating to MSRTPAVVRAALAALLALASVALSGCSGEFSSVRLTIASGSTGGVYSKLSTALAGAWSRDPGVPAPEVAATAGSLDNLERLRSGRAQIGFSAADAAQSAAPGAHRLYALARMHDDYLQVVVRDDLPATKVADLRGLRVSLGAVDSGVKLISERLLSAAGISPSSDLDAQYLSLDSSVSAMRAGELDAFFWSGGVPTDLVTDLSASVALRMLDLGDVLPGLRERWPVYFSATLPASAYELPGGPVTTLVVRNFLLVNDQVTDEVATALLRGMFAAQDALVAASPVARSIEARSAIETTPIPLHPGAVAYYRDVKV from the coding sequence GTGTCGCGAACCCCTGCGGTCGTGCGCGCCGCCCTCGCGGCGCTGCTCGCGCTGGCCTCCGTGGCGCTCTCCGGCTGCTCGGGGGAGTTCTCCTCGGTCCGCCTCACCATCGCCAGCGGCTCGACCGGCGGCGTCTACTCCAAGCTCAGCACCGCGCTCGCGGGCGCCTGGAGCCGGGACCCCGGCGTCCCCGCCCCCGAGGTGGCCGCCACGGCGGGCTCGCTGGACAACCTGGAGCGCCTGCGCAGCGGTCGCGCCCAGATCGGGTTCAGCGCCGCCGACGCCGCCCAGTCCGCCGCGCCCGGCGCGCACCGGCTGTACGCGCTGGCCCGGATGCACGACGACTACCTGCAGGTCGTGGTCCGCGACGACCTGCCCGCCACCAAGGTCGCCGACCTGCGCGGCCTGCGCGTCTCGCTCGGCGCGGTCGACTCCGGCGTGAAGCTGATCTCCGAGCGGCTGCTGTCCGCGGCGGGCATCTCGCCCTCGTCCGACCTGGACGCCCAGTACCTGTCGCTGGACTCGTCGGTCAGCGCGATGCGGGCGGGCGAGCTGGACGCGTTCTTCTGGTCCGGCGGCGTGCCGACCGACCTGGTCACCGACCTGTCCGCCAGCGTCGCGCTGCGGATGCTGGACCTGGGCGACGTGCTGCCCGGCCTGCGCGAGCGGTGGCCGGTCTACTTCTCGGCGACCCTGCCCGCCTCGGCCTACGAGCTGCCCGGCGGCCCGGTCACCACCCTGGTGGTGCGCAACTTCCTTCTGGTCAACGACCAGGTCACCGACGAGGTGGCCACCGCGCTCCTGCGCGGCATGTTCGCCGCGCAGGACGCGCTGGTCGCGGCGAGCCCGGTGGCCCGCTCCATAGAGGCCCGCTCGGCGATCGAGACCACGCCGATCCCGCTGCACCCCGGCGCCGTCGCCTACTACCGGGACGTCAAGGTCTGA
- the miaB gene encoding tRNA (N6-isopentenyl adenosine(37)-C2)-methylthiotransferase MiaB — MQGPKKFEIRTFGCQMNVHDSERLAGMLEAAGYAAASGGESADVVVFNTCAVRENADNKLYGTLGHLAPAKAANPDMQIAVGGCLAQKDQAAIVKRAPWVDVVFGTHNIGSLPVLLERARHNREAQVEILDSLETFPSTLPARRDSAYSGWVSVSVGCNNTCTFCIVPSLRGKEKDRRPGEVLAEVQALVAEGVLEVTLLGQNVNSYGVEFGDRYAFGKLLRACGDVEGLERVRFTSPHPKDFTDDVIAAMAETPNVCHQLHMPLQSGSDRVLKEMRRSYRTGRYLSILENVRAAMPDAAITTDIIVGFPGETEADFQATLDVVREARFSSAFTFQYSKRPGTPAAELPDQLPKQVVQERYDRLVTLVNELAWAENKAQVGRVVEVLASAGEGRKDTETNRMSGRARDGKLVHFTPGDARVRPGDVVETAITYGAPHNLIADGELISHRRTRAGDRSEAGERPTTQGVTLGLPSFGAPAPQPVAVGGCSVG, encoded by the coding sequence ATGCAGGGGCCGAAGAAGTTTGAGATCCGCACTTTCGGGTGCCAGATGAACGTGCACGACTCGGAGCGGCTGGCCGGGATGCTGGAGGCGGCGGGCTACGCGGCGGCGTCCGGCGGCGAGAGCGCGGACGTGGTCGTGTTCAACACCTGCGCCGTGCGGGAGAACGCCGACAACAAGCTGTACGGCACGCTCGGGCACCTCGCGCCCGCGAAGGCCGCCAACCCGGACATGCAGATCGCCGTCGGCGGCTGCCTCGCCCAGAAGGACCAGGCCGCGATCGTCAAGCGCGCCCCCTGGGTGGACGTCGTGTTCGGCACCCACAACATCGGCTCGCTGCCGGTGCTGCTGGAGCGGGCCAGGCACAACCGCGAGGCCCAGGTGGAGATCCTGGACTCGCTGGAGACCTTCCCGTCGACGCTGCCCGCCCGCCGCGACTCGGCGTACTCGGGCTGGGTGTCGGTGTCGGTGGGCTGCAACAACACCTGCACCTTCTGCATCGTCCCGTCGCTGCGCGGCAAGGAGAAGGACCGCCGCCCCGGCGAGGTGCTGGCCGAGGTGCAGGCTCTGGTGGCCGAGGGCGTGCTGGAGGTGACGCTGCTCGGGCAGAACGTCAACTCCTACGGCGTCGAGTTCGGCGACCGGTACGCGTTCGGCAAGCTGCTGCGCGCCTGCGGCGACGTGGAGGGCCTGGAGCGGGTCCGGTTCACCTCGCCGCACCCGAAGGACTTCACCGACGACGTGATCGCGGCGATGGCCGAGACCCCGAACGTGTGCCACCAGCTGCACATGCCGCTGCAGTCCGGTTCGGACCGGGTGCTCAAGGAGATGCGCCGCTCGTACCGGACCGGCCGCTACCTGTCGATCCTGGAGAACGTGCGCGCGGCCATGCCGGACGCGGCGATCACCACCGACATCATCGTGGGCTTCCCCGGCGAGACCGAGGCGGACTTCCAGGCCACGCTGGACGTGGTGCGCGAGGCCAGGTTCTCCAGCGCCTTCACGTTCCAGTACTCGAAGCGGCCCGGCACTCCCGCCGCCGAGCTGCCCGACCAGCTGCCCAAGCAGGTCGTGCAGGAGCGCTACGACCGGCTGGTGACGCTGGTCAACGAGCTGGCGTGGGCGGAGAACAAGGCGCAGGTCGGCAGGGTCGTGGAGGTACTCGCCTCGGCGGGCGAGGGCCGCAAGGACACCGAGACCAACCGGATGTCCGGCCGGGCCCGCGACGGCAAGCTCGTGCACTTCACCCCCGGCGACGCGCGCGTGCGGCCGGGCGACGTGGTCGAGACCGCGATCACCTACGGCGCGCCGCACAACCTGATCGCCGACGGCGAGCTGATCAGCCACCGGCGGACCAGGGCGGGCGACCGCTCCGAGGCCGGGGAGCGGCCGACCACGCAGGGCGTGACGCTCGGGCTGCCGTCGTTCGGCGCGCCCGCGCCGCAGCCGGTCGCGGTGGGCGGGTGCTCGGTCGGATGA
- a CDS encoding response regulator transcription factor: MRVLLVEDDDSVAEALVPALVRRGFTVDRQSTGRGTLDRLTGIDVVLLDIGLPDIDGVTLCRNIRAASDVAIIVVSARGEIDDRILGLHAGADDYLVKPYDVGELVARVHAVRRRRGDPLGHGGTGTEVFQSGDVRIDLARHEVTVGGSAVALSRKEFQVLALVMAAGGAVCTRERILAEVWGRTWAGANRTLDVHVATLRTKLGRPSLLETVRGVGYRLGS; this comes from the coding sequence GTGCGGGTGCTGCTGGTCGAGGACGATGACAGCGTCGCAGAGGCGCTGGTCCCCGCGCTGGTCAGACGTGGGTTCACGGTTGACCGGCAATCAACCGGGCGGGGGACGCTCGACCGGCTGACCGGCATTGATGTCGTTCTGCTGGACATCGGGCTCCCCGACATCGATGGCGTGACACTTTGCCGAAACATTCGGGCGGCGTCCGATGTCGCGATCATCGTGGTTTCCGCCCGCGGCGAAATCGACGACCGGATTCTGGGGTTGCACGCGGGCGCCGACGACTACCTCGTCAAGCCCTACGACGTGGGCGAACTGGTCGCCAGGGTGCACGCCGTCCGGCGTAGGAGGGGTGATCCGCTGGGGCACGGCGGGACCGGGACGGAGGTCTTCCAGTCGGGCGACGTCCGGATCGACCTGGCCAGGCACGAGGTGACCGTGGGCGGGTCCGCGGTGGCCCTGTCGCGGAAGGAGTTCCAGGTGTTGGCGCTGGTCATGGCCGCGGGCGGGGCCGTGTGCACCCGCGAGCGCATCCTCGCCGAGGTGTGGGGGCGGACCTGGGCCGGGGCGAACCGGACGCTGGACGTGCACGTGGCGACCCTGCGGACCAAGCTCGGCAGGCCCTCGCTGCTGGAGACGGTGCGCGGCGTCGGCTACCGGCTGGGGTCCTAG
- the miaA gene encoding tRNA (adenosine(37)-N6)-dimethylallyltransferase MiaA, with the protein MTVPIAVVGPTATGKTDLAVELALRLGGEVVNADSMQLYRGMDIGTAKATAAERRGVPHHLLDVLDVTESASVAAYQRDGRAVLEALLAEGRTPVLVGGSGLYVQAVLDELEFPGTDAAVRARLEDELAVVGAGALHGRLTALDPVAAGAILPGNTRRVVRALEVIELTGRPFSATMPKPGPARYGAVLVGLDRAVEELDARVDLRVERMFERGLVDEVRALEAVGLRDGLTASRALGYQQVLAALDGDGDLAAAAEETARGTRRFVRRQRSWFRRDKRVAWFDAGSPGLVDDVLARVAP; encoded by the coding sequence GTGACCGTTCCCATCGCCGTCGTAGGGCCCACCGCCACCGGCAAGACCGATCTCGCCGTGGAGCTGGCGCTGCGCCTGGGCGGGGAGGTCGTCAACGCCGACTCCATGCAGCTGTACCGGGGCATGGACATCGGCACGGCCAAGGCGACCGCGGCCGAGCGGCGGGGCGTGCCGCACCACCTGCTGGACGTGCTGGACGTGACCGAGTCCGCGTCGGTGGCCGCCTACCAGCGGGACGGCCGGGCGGTCTTGGAGGCGCTGCTGGCCGAGGGCCGGACGCCGGTGCTGGTGGGCGGGTCCGGGCTGTACGTGCAGGCGGTGCTGGACGAGCTGGAGTTCCCCGGCACGGACGCGGCGGTGCGGGCGCGGCTGGAGGACGAGCTGGCGGTGGTCGGCGCGGGTGCGCTGCACGGGCGGCTGACCGCGCTGGACCCGGTGGCGGCGGGCGCGATCCTGCCCGGCAACACCCGGCGGGTGGTGCGGGCGCTGGAGGTCATCGAGCTGACCGGTCGGCCGTTCTCGGCGACCATGCCCAAGCCCGGCCCCGCGCGGTACGGCGCGGTGCTGGTGGGGCTGGACCGCGCGGTGGAGGAGCTGGACGCGCGGGTGGACCTGCGGGTGGAGCGGATGTTCGAGCGGGGCCTGGTGGACGAGGTGCGGGCGCTGGAGGCGGTGGGGCTGCGGGACGGGCTGACCGCGTCGCGGGCGCTGGGCTACCAGCAGGTGCTGGCCGCGCTCGACGGCGACGGCGACCTCGCGGCGGCGGCCGAGGAGACCGCGCGCGGCACGCGGCGGTTCGTGCGCAGGCAGCGGTCGTGGTTCCGGCGGGACAAGCGGGTCGCCTGGTTCGACGCCGGGTCGCCGGGGCTGGTCGACGACGTGCTCGCGCGGGTGGCCCCGTAG
- a CDS encoding class III extradiol dioxygenase subunit B-like domain-containing protein yields the protein MISRVAVVPHPPLLVPELVGGAVAETEPVRAACLAGARELASRSAEWVAVGVAPGPVRELSRAGGTFGGFGVDVRIALSDDATGEVDPDLPLPALVAGWLRERVGARSVRVVLVPPDLPADECAALGAELASAPEGALLVLGDGSHRHGERAVGRPDERAAGFDGSVRAALAGADPAALAALDPELARELGAQGRAAWQVLAGVPGPWRCARSWFDAPFGVGYHLAVWERGLWDTGA from the coding sequence ATGATCTCCCGCGTCGCGGTGGTGCCGCACCCTCCGCTGCTGGTGCCCGAACTGGTGGGCGGCGCGGTCGCCGAGACGGAGCCGGTGCGCGCCGCGTGCCTGGCAGGGGCACGTGAGCTGGCCTCGCGCTCCGCCGAGTGGGTGGCGGTGGGGGTCGCGCCGGGTCCGGTGCGCGAGCTCTCCCGCGCGGGCGGCACGTTCGGGGGGTTCGGCGTGGACGTGCGGATCGCCCTGTCGGATGACGCGACCGGCGAGGTGGACCCGGACCTGCCGCTGCCCGCGCTCGTGGCGGGGTGGTTGCGGGAGCGGGTGGGCGCGCGGAGCGTGCGGGTGGTGCTGGTGCCGCCGGACCTGCCCGCCGACGAGTGCGCGGCGCTCGGCGCGGAGCTGGCCTCGGCCCCCGAGGGCGCGCTGCTGGTGCTGGGCGACGGGTCGCACCGGCACGGCGAGCGGGCCGTCGGTCGGCCGGACGAGCGGGCGGCCGGGTTCGACGGCTCGGTGCGGGCGGCGCTCGCGGGCGCGGACCCGGCGGCGCTGGCCGCGCTGGACCCGGAGCTGGCGCGCGAGCTGGGCGCGCAGGGGCGGGCCGCCTGGCAGGTGCTGGCCGGGGTCCCCGGACCGTGGCGCTGCGCGCGGTCGTGGTTCGACGCCCCGTTCGGGGTCGGCTACCACCTGGCCGTGTGGGAGCGGGGGCTCTGGGACACTGGGGCGTGA